AGGGATGGGGCAAACGCTGGTAGAGCAAACGCCGGAAGCGCGTGCGGTGTATGAACAGGCCGACGCGCTGTTGGGCTTTTCCTTGTCCACGCTCTGTTTTGTTGGGCCAGAGGAGGCGCTGACAGATACGCTAAACCAGCAGCCAGCGCTGTTTACCACCAGTCTGGCGCTGTTTGCCGCGCTGCAAGCGCAGGGCATGGCCGCGCCAGACTTTGTGGTGGGCCATAGTTTGGGGGAACTTTCGGCGTTGGCGGCTGCCGGCAGCCTGACGTTTGTTGATGGGTTGGCGTTGGTGCGGCGGCGCGCCGAACTGATGCAGGCCGCCGGCCAGCAGGAACCGGGGGGGATGGCGGCCGTGTTGGGGTTGGATTTGCCGGTGGTGGCCGATGTGTGCGTCCAGGCGGCGCAGCAGCACGGCCGTCCGGTGCAGGTAGCCAACGACAACTGCCCCGGTCAGATTGTCATTTCTGGGGATGCGGCGGCGCTGGCAACGGCCGTTACCCTGGCCCAGTCCGCCGGGGCGCGCAAAACTGTCATCTTGCCCATCACCATTGCCGCCCATTCACCGCTGATGGCTTCGGCGGCGGCAGATTTTGCAACGGCCGTTGACCATACCCCCATCTCCCCCCCACAAATCCCCATCATCGGCAACGTGACCGCCCAGCCCCTCCTGACCCCAGAAGACATTCGCGCCGAACTCAAGGCGCAGCTAACCGCCTCCGTTTTGTGGACCGATTCCATGAATTACCTGCTTTCCCACGGTGTAGACACGGTGGTTGAGGTGGGACCGGGCGACGTGCTGCTGAGCCTGATGAAACGGATTGACCGACAAACAAAGCGCGTCAAGGCCGATGCTCCGTAACGCGATTTCCACTTACATGCCTCGAACTGAAAGTTAGGACGGCATCTTCTCATCATTACTCGTTTTGAAAGCCAGCAAGGTGATCGCCACACCGAAAGTGCTATAATTCAGTTATGATACAAACTGATTTTTTTGAGCGCAGAGGGAAAATTAACGAGCTAGATCGCAGTTTTGATCTGGACTTTTGGCAAGCACAGTCTTCAGAAGCTCGTTTTAATGCGTCTTGGGAACTAATCGTTCATTATGTCAAAGTTAAAGGTTTAGATGTTCGTCAACTCCGACTTCAGCGATCTCTTGAGTCTTTTCAAAGACAACGGGGTTAAGTATCTGGTCATTGGCGGCTATGCAGTCATTCAGCATGCTGAACCTCGTTTTACTAAAGACCTCGATTTGTGGATAAGCACTGACATAGAAAATGCCGCAGCAGTGTATAAATCGCTCCGCGAGTTTGGCGCTCCACTGGAAGGGTTAACAGAATCGGATTTTGCTGAAGAAGGATATTTTTATCAGATGGGCGTCCCTCCAGTACGAGTAGATGTGTTAATGGGAATACCAGGTTTGAAATTTGCGGAAGCCTGGGAAAGGAGGGTCGAAGTGAAGTTTGAAGATCTTCTCGTAGCGTTTATCTCTCGCCAGGACCTTATTACTGCTAAGCGTGCCTCTGGTCGTCCACAAGATTTAATTGATGCTGATTTATTGACACAGGTCAAAAACGATTGATCAGGACTGCTTAAAGTCCATACAAGCGTCCTAACAACCCATCCAGGTGACGCTGGCGCGATGCCTCGGAAGGCTGGCGTTTTGGCTACGATTCATTCATTGGTGAATCGCGCCAGCGCACCTGATGGGGGCGTTAGGCGGCAGACAGGATAACTGTAAATGCAGGTTACTACAACCGTCAAACCAAAGGACAGAGTTGCCTGGCGCGTCTGGCTTGAAGAACACCATGCAATAGCCGCTGAGATTTGGCTGTTATTCGATGATCGTCCTGAAGAGACTGCGGTGTCTTATCTGGATGCTGTGGAGGAGGCGATCTGTTTTGGCTGGATCGACAGCATCCAGAAACGGTTCTCCCCAAATGAACGTGCTCAGCGGTTTACACCCCGCAAACAACGCAGTAATTGGACAGAACTAAACAAGGAGCGCGCTCGCCGCTTAATTCGGCTCGGGCTAATGACTGACTCTGGCCGGGCAACGCTTCCTGATCTGGAAACGCGGTCTGTAGTAGCTGCGGATATTGTGGATGCACTCAAGGCAGAACCTGGCGCCTGGTCTAGCTTCCTTGCATTTCCCGACCTGTACCGACGGGTGCGCATTGGCTATATCGAAGAGATGCGCAAGAACCCTGGTGAATTCGAACGCCGACTGCGAAACTTTGTGAAGCGAACTTCAGCCAACCAGGTGTTTGGCAATTGGAATGATGGAGGACGACTTGGATGAATGTAGAACCGTGTAACAATGGGTTGCAAGTCTTGGCGCGGTTGAGGAGGCTGGATTCGGGTATGCTGGTGGAAAGGGAAAGATGTGCGGTGGAAAACGGCCGTGCGCTCTTTCAGGCAATCGTAGGCAGTTGTAAGACGGCAGTCGCCCAACAAAACTTCCAGCCACCCCCCCCTTGCAGAGTGATACTTCAAGGCATTGCACAGCACGGCGGCTGAAGCCGGGATTACCCATCATTCGCTATCCCAAAGCCAACAAAGCCCACCCAACATAGGCATCAAGCCGACAAAACTGCATTCAGGTTTTCAGCTTATGCCACTAAAACGGCGGGCGTGATACAGCAATATATCAATTTGTGCTGGGAGATAATATCATGACATCCATTAACAGTTCTAAGGATCGTTTCAGGTCTGCGTCGTTGATCATCGAACTTGCTCTTCTAGGGGCATTTTTCTGGTTTGACTATACAGATCGGATTTCTCTTCCTGTATCAAATACCCCCTATCTTTTTCTTATAGGTTGGCTGTCATTACGTCTACGAGGCCTACGTTGGAGGGATGTCGGATGGAGCCGCCCCTCAGATATTCGCCAAACCGCGATTGTTGCACTGATTTCCGCTGTCATCTTCCAACTATTTTCTCTCTTGGTAATGATCCCTATAGCAACACGACTAACTGGAGAAACAATCGATCTGTCGCTGCTAGAGCAGATAGAGGGTAATCCTGTCATGTTATTGGTTGGACTGATCACCGTATGGATATTGGCTGCGTTTGGCGAGGAATTTGTGTACCGCGGCTATCTCTTAAATCGAATCTCTGATGTTACCGGTCAAAATATGTTAGGGTGGGGATTAGCGTTACTGATTTCATCCTTTATCTTTGGCATCATACACTTCTACCAAGGTATCGTCGGGGTAATTGACACGGGTGTTTCTGGGTTGGTGTTTGGTGGATTATACTTGATGTGGCGGCGCAACTTATGGATGCCTATTCTGACACATGGCTTTTCAAACTCGATTGCCCTTGTATTAGCATTTCTGGGAGTGCTGTGAGGTTTTGGTTGTTGAAGTTTTCGGGAATGGCGGGCAGTTGGGCTGGCGAACGGCCGTTTGCTCGCAAACTTTTGGGCAACAGCAACTGCCCTATCCGCCCAAGTCAGTCGGCTTCGGCGCAGGTCTTAACAAATTTACTCTGGAAACAAAGCCAGCGTCAGGTGGGATGCCTCTAACATTGGTTCCGGCCAATACTGGCGCGAGTCCTCGGAGGGCTTGCGTCTTGGCTGCGGTTGAGGCTTTGGACGACAGCGCCAGCGCGCCTGAACCGGGCGTTCGATTTACACGGGAGGTAGATAGTGTCATTAGCCAATAAAGTTGCCATTGTTACCGGCGCGTCGCGTGGCATTGGCCGGGCCATTGCCGAAGATTTAGCGGCCAACGGCGCGAAGGTGGTCGTCAACTACAACGCCAGCGCGGCGGCAGCCGACGCAGTGGTGGCCGCGATTCAGGCGCAGGGGGGACAAGCAACAGCCGTGCCCGCCGATGTGTCCGATTTCCAGGCCGCCCAAGACCTCATCAAAGCCGCCCTGGACGCCTATGGGCAAATAGACATCCTGGTCAACAACGCCGGTACCACCCGCGACATGCTGCTGCCCATGATGAAAGAAGAAGATTGGGACCTGGTGCTGGACACCAACCTGAAAAGTGTGTTTAATTGCTGCAAAGCCGTGACGCGCCCCATGCTGCGGCGCAAACAAGGCGGGCGTATCATCAACATCTCTTCGGTCGTTGGCTTGATTGGGCAGGCCGGGCAGGCCAATTACGCCGCTTCCAAAGCTGGCGTCATCGGCTTCACCAAATCGCTCGCCAAAGAATTAGGGCCACGTGGCATCACTGTCAACGCCATCGCCCCCGGCTTTTTCCCCACGGCCTTAACCACCGTGCTGCCGGACGACCTGAAAGAGAAATCATTGGAATTTATCCCCCTCGGCCGTTGGGGCAATTTGCCGGAAGTGGCTTACCTGGCAACCTTTCTGGCCTCCGACAAAGCGGCCTACATCACCGGCCAGGTGATCAATGTGGATGGCGGCGTTGCCATGTAAGGTATCATTCGGAAGATTGGCCCAATCTCCAAGATTGGCCCAATCTGGACCATGTAATTATTAGATGATCACTTAGGGTTCAATACGAATACGGCGTGTGAAACGATGAGCGAAGTAAAAGAAAGTTTAGGGCGCATTG
This DNA window, taken from Candidatus Leptovillus gracilis, encodes the following:
- the fabD gene encoding ACP S-malonyltransferase; translation: MGQTLVEQTPEARAVYEQADALLGFSLSTLCFVGPEEALTDTLNQQPALFTTSLALFAALQAQGMAAPDFVVGHSLGELSALAAAGSLTFVDGLALVRRRAELMQAAGQQEPGGMAAVLGLDLPVVADVCVQAAQQHGRPVQVANDNCPGQIVISGDAAALATAVTLAQSAGARKTVILPITIAAHSPLMASAAADFATAVDHTPISPPQIPIIGNVTAQPLLTPEDIRAELKAQLTASVLWTDSMNYLLSHGVDTVVEVGPGDVLLSLMKRIDRQTKRVKADAP
- a CDS encoding YdeI/OmpD-associated family protein, translating into MQVTTTVKPKDRVAWRVWLEEHHAIAAEIWLLFDDRPEETAVSYLDAVEEAICFGWIDSIQKRFSPNERAQRFTPRKQRSNWTELNKERARRLIRLGLMTDSGRATLPDLETRSVVAADIVDALKAEPGAWSSFLAFPDLYRRVRIGYIEEMRKNPGEFERRLRNFVKRTSANQVFGNWNDGGRLG
- a CDS encoding CPBP family intramembrane metalloprotease, coding for MTSINSSKDRFRSASLIIELALLGAFFWFDYTDRISLPVSNTPYLFLIGWLSLRLRGLRWRDVGWSRPSDIRQTAIVALISAVIFQLFSLLVMIPIATRLTGETIDLSLLEQIEGNPVMLLVGLITVWILAAFGEEFVYRGYLLNRISDVTGQNMLGWGLALLISSFIFGIIHFYQGIVGVIDTGVSGLVFGGLYLMWRRNLWMPILTHGFSNSIALVLAFLGVL
- the fabG gene encoding 3-oxoacyl-[acyl-carrier-protein] reductase, with amino-acid sequence MSLANKVAIVTGASRGIGRAIAEDLAANGAKVVVNYNASAAAADAVVAAIQAQGGQATAVPADVSDFQAAQDLIKAALDAYGQIDILVNNAGTTRDMLLPMMKEEDWDLVLDTNLKSVFNCCKAVTRPMLRRKQGGRIINISSVVGLIGQAGQANYAASKAGVIGFTKSLAKELGPRGITVNAIAPGFFPTALTTVLPDDLKEKSLEFIPLGRWGNLPEVAYLATFLASDKAAYITGQVINVDGGVAM